AACTCACGATTCGATAAGTTTTGAGCGGTTTCAATTTTAAGTTCTTCTAGTAAGTTATTAAAAATTTCGGATTTGGATTGCATATATAAGTCCAATCTATATTCATTCAGATTAAATTTGGCTCCTACTATACACGAACAGATTGAAAAGTAAAGAGACATTATGGATTGGTTTTGTGCAAGAACCCCCTGGTCGAGATCCTGGTAAAAATGGGTAGTTCAAATTTCAATGAACCCGGCAATAAATACTATCAGTGTGGTGTTAAGGCACAGGAAATTTTCTAAATTATTTTCCATTTTTCACCCTCCCTAAAAATATCGTTATTTTTAGGGAGGAATTGTAACCCTCACCTAAAATAGGTGCATTTCTGATTAGAGTTCTCGAAGTTAAACTATGTTTGAGGAGAACAAAAATGAAAAAATCACGTTATACAGAAACACAAATTGTAAAAATTCTAAGAGAAGTCGAAGCAGGTCGGCTGGTAAAAAGAAATTTGTCGTGAAATTGAAGCCCTAACAAAGTGGGTATCAGATATTCCTAAGCGTCGAAAGTAATAATTTACTCCTTTATAGCGCGTTTCTATGGAAAAGCGAAGGCATTAACGGGTTAATTTTGTGATAGTTTAATTCTTAAGAAATTTCCAAGAATTTATTACAATATGGGACTGTATTGGGCTTGAAGATTATTGTTGAAGCCTGTTCTTGAAGGGCTAGCCATCGGGGCAACCATTACTATCAGCCGCATGACATTTTGTACCTGAATCAGGAGTTTAAAGCCATAAAACTATTTTATCCTGACGCCTCTATTTACATTCGGTGTATCGAATCCATTTATTTGAGAATTTATGACATACATCCTATTAAGTTGATTTCATAACTGAGGAAACAAATTCGATGAATACTTGATACGCCTAGTCAGGGTAGGAAATAGGCGACCAACATAAAATAAGTTCTTTAGGATTTGTAGTGATAGATACTAATGAGATGTAGAAATGAAACTTACTGCTACCTGGTTTATATTGCTTCGCGCAAATAATACTTACGTGGCCGCGGGCAGTATAGTTTAATCTGAAGTCCTCAAAGGAGTTTTAATATCAAGGACAACACCGTGTTGATTAGCGATTTCTTTCAGTAAACGGACAGCTCTTTCGAATGTTAAGGTATCAGGAGCATAGGATTCGGGAAAATACTGCCCCAATATGTGCCTGGTCTGAGGGGTTTCCAGAATATATCCCATATTCCAATGTTTAAAATGAATGTGATCAATCGGTTCGGAGCCTAAAATTTTGAATTCGCTGTGTCGTTTATCTTTTTTAATTTTTTGTAGAATTTTTTTTATGTCCTTTTTTTCACCTTCCAGGACCTGAATAAATTGATTTTTTTTGTACAGCAGCAATCCGTGTATCTGCAGCTCTGAGTTGTTTTTTACCGAGATACGCCATATATGATCAATATCTGACATCGATAGGTGTCCTGCGGTTTTGCTAACATAGATTGTTCTGATTAGGTTCATATTTTAAATTTAGTAGATCAATTTTTTTTTGCAATAATTGGCTGGAATTTACGAGGTCAGCCAGATAAGACTCTCTATTTTGTTGGGTGATTCTAGCGGTATTGAAAGATTTACATTTTTGGAAAAATTCATCAATCAGTTCCTCTAGTTCCATTTTCACGGTATTCGAGTGTGGCGAAAAGCTGCTATTTACATAGTGGGCTAAGGAGTTCAGGCTAGACTCTAAGCTTACCATTTCCCTGTGGGAAATTTTTTTAGCTTGAGATAGTGTATTGACTGCCCATACAATGAATGATTGGGCGTAAATTAAATCGAGATTTTCCTGGTACACCGACTGCTGTTGCTGCCACTCTGGAGGTGCTTTCCATGATTCCATCCAGCTCTGAAACTCAGAGACAGGCATAGGCTTTCCTATAAAATATCCCTGCCCTTCGACACATCCAAGCTTCAGGAGCAAGATACCTTTTTCTAGAGAGTCTACTCCCTCTGCAATAACGCTCTGGTTAAACCGCTTTGCCATGTGAAGAATAGAATCGATAATAGCAATTACTTTGGGGCTGCTGGAAATCTCATTGATAAACGACTGATCAATTTTTATTGCATCTACTTGCAGTGCTCGAAGATAACTGAGTGACGAGTATCCAGTACCAAAGTCGTCAAGAGATATTCGCAAATCAATTTCATGAAATTGAGATATAATTTTTCTGACTGATTTAATATCACGAACAGCTGCCGATTCTAGTAACTCAAGCTCAATATTCCTATTTAATCTATTGCCATATTGTTCCATCTTTGTTTTGATCTCGTTAAAAAAATTCTCTTGTTGAAGCTCATGAGCAGATACGTTGATGCTTATCCTTAAATCAATACCTTGTTTTAACCACTCTTCCAGCTGATTAAAAACCTCATCAAAAATAAGCGATGATAGACGATTCATTACCTCATTATTCTCAACATAGGGTAAAAAATATTCTGGATAACACAAGCCTTTTTGTGGGTGATGCCAACGTATCAGAGCCTCGGCCCCTAAGATTTCTCCAGTCTTCATGTTTACCTTGGGTTGGTAGAATACAGCGAACTCATTGGCGTTAATTCCATGAGTGACCTCACTTATGATATGGTATCGGTATTTTTGCTCTATGACTTCATCAATGTTATATTCTGTGGCTTGACTGCCTCCTTTTATTTTGGATTCAATCATGGCAGCTTCTGCCTGGCGAAGAACTTGACCTGAGGAGGTGTTCTCTTCTAATGGGTATATGACATATCCTAGACTGCAGGAAATATAGATATCATTTTTTTTGATTCTGATCTTTTTGTTGATGGTTTTCATCAGTTTTTCAAAAAAAATATGAGCCGATTTTTCGGCATGATATTGGTTAACCAATATTACAAAGGTATTGCCTGAGACACGAGCAACCAACCCTTGCTCACCAATAAAACGCTTCATGTTTTTCCCGAATTTTTTAAGAACTATATCCCCAATGTGGGTGTCAAACTGCTTGTTTATATCTTGAAATCGGTCAATGTCAACGTATGCAAGAGAAAAGGGGGTTCCGGATGTTTTGTAGTGTTTAATGGATATTTCCAGCTCTGCGGTGATGTAATTTATATTATAAAGATTGGTAAGGGGGTCAAAATGTGCCAAATATCTCAATTCTTGCTCTTGTTTCTTGATAATCGATATATCATGCAACAAACCGACATAAAACACTGTCTCATTATTGACATTTTTTATGGAGCTAATCGTTAGGACTATTGGAACCAGTTTGCCGTCCTTTCTTTTGTCCCAAAGTTCACCCTGCCAACTACCGTTTTTCTTGAGACAACTGAACATATGCTGATAAAACTCTGGCGGCTGCATGCCTGATTTTATCAAACTGACGTTTTTGCCGATGGCTTCTTCTTTTTTATAGCCAAAAGTGTGTTCAAAACCCGTATTTACATCAATCATTCGACCATCAATGTCGGTAATGATGATGCCTTCACAGGAGGAGCTGAATACTCTTGCTGCAACTTCGAGTTCTGATTCCTTGTGTTTTCTCTCAGTAATGTCCTGCAGGGTAATAATCCAGGATTTTCTATCGAGCCAGAACCCTTGATTTATATGTATTTCAGCAATGGTGACGCTCTGGTCTGGATGGATGATTTCAATTTCGGTATCTTCATTCTTGCTTAGTGTAAACCCAAAGGGACTACCTATGAGTTCCTGGCAGTTTCGCTGGAAGATTTCGGCAGCTCTGACGTTAATATAACGTATCACACTCTCATTGTCGGTTATGATGACACCAACTTGCAGTGCGTTGACCAGTGCCGCCCAGCCTTTAAGTGTCTTTTCCTCGTTGAGATTCATGCTATTCACCAGTTATAGACAGTTCCCTGTAAATGCTCGCTAAATCGGACAAGTTGCCAATGATCCTTTTTTCGATATTGTTTGTTTCAATAATAAGCGCAGGTGTTGCCAAAATTTTGTTTTTTTCAGCCAACTCAATTTTCTTGTCTATTTCAATTACTGCCAGTCGATATTTTGCTTTAAATGATTTTTCCCTAGAAATTTTTCTCACGACTTTAACTGCACCAATTGAGAGAGGCGACTTGCTGTGGATATAAAGTGTAACTTGACGTTTCTCCTGTACCAGTGTCATAAAGTGCCTCATTCCCTCGATTTCTGATAAGCATTTTTTTGGCTTACTTGTAATTTGATCTCTTCTTGCAATATTTGTCTTTTCATCTGAAGGGCTTTGATATCCTCAGCAATTTTTCTCTCCTCGACACGCATCTCGGTCTCGATCATTTTGTCCTTCATTTCGAGAATGGCTTTTTTGGAGCCAAACACTATTTTATTTTCGCTTACGTACGGATCGAGTAGTTCGATGCCGGTAGCACTTAATTTCATCTCTTTTACTTCATGAGATTGCGGCAAACCACGAGCCTTAATTACATGGAGAGCCCTGTAAAACTCTCCGTCCTCCTCAACTAGACGAAGACGAATCCATACATCGGTCAAGCTTGAAATACTGAGATAACTTTTATCATCAGAATAATCGGGTATAAGTTCTGTAAACAAAGCCA
The nucleotide sequence above comes from Legionella hackeliae. Encoded proteins:
- a CDS encoding BLUF domain-containing protein is translated as MSDIDHIWRISVKNNSELQIHGLLLYKKNQFIQVLEGEKKDIKKILQKIKKDKRHSEFKILGSEPIDHIHFKHWNMGYILETPQTRHILGQYFPESYAPDTLTFERAVRLLKEIANQHGVVLDIKTPLRTSD
- a CDS encoding putative bifunctional diguanylate cyclase/phosphodiesterase gives rise to the protein MNLNEEKTLKGWAALVNALQVGVIITDNESVIRYINVRAAEIFQRNCQELIGSPFGFTLSKNEDTEIEIIHPDQSVTIAEIHINQGFWLDRKSWIITLQDITERKHKESELEVAARVFSSSCEGIIITDIDGRMIDVNTGFEHTFGYKKEEAIGKNVSLIKSGMQPPEFYQHMFSCLKKNGSWQGELWDKRKDGKLVPIVLTISSIKNVNNETVFYVGLLHDISIIKKQEQELRYLAHFDPLTNLYNINYITAELEISIKHYKTSGTPFSLAYVDIDRFQDINKQFDTHIGDIVLKKFGKNMKRFIGEQGLVARVSGNTFVILVNQYHAEKSAHIFFEKLMKTINKKIRIKKNDIYISCSLGYVIYPLEENTSSGQVLRQAEAAMIESKIKGGSQATEYNIDEVIEQKYRYHIISEVTHGINANEFAVFYQPKVNMKTGEILGAEALIRWHHPQKGLCYPEYFLPYVENNEVMNRLSSLIFDEVFNQLEEWLKQGIDLRISINVSAHELQQENFFNEIKTKMEQYGNRLNRNIELELLESAAVRDIKSVRKIISQFHEIDLRISLDDFGTGYSSLSYLRALQVDAIKIDQSFINEISSSPKVIAIIDSILHMAKRFNQSVIAEGVDSLEKGILLLKLGCVEGQGYFIGKPMPVSEFQSWMESWKAPPEWQQQQSVYQENLDLIYAQSFIVWAVNTLSQAKKISHREMVSLESSLNSLAHYVNSSFSPHSNTVKMELEELIDEFFQKCKSFNTARITQQNRESYLADLVNSSQLLQKKIDLLNLKYEPNQNNLC
- a CDS encoding circadian clock KaiB family protein — protein: MTLVQEKRQVTLYIHSKSPLSIGAVKVVRKISREKSFKAKYRLAVIEIDKKIELAEKNKILATPALIIETNNIEKRIIGNLSDLASIYRELSITGE